One genomic window of Psychrobacillus sp. INOP01 includes the following:
- the msrA gene encoding peptide-methionine (S)-S-oxide reductase MsrA: MEKATFAGGCFWCMVKPFDSYDGIEKVVSGYTGGHVSNPTYEQVCSNATGHYEAVQITFDPTVFSYDRLLEIFWLNIDPTDDNGQFFDRGSSYQTAIFYHTEEQKEKAIASRDALDASGKFNVKIAVKILPAAEFYPAEDYHQDYYKKNPGHYNRYFTGSGRAAFVERMKEGL; this comes from the coding sequence ATGGAAAAAGCAACTTTTGCGGGAGGCTGTTTTTGGTGTATGGTGAAGCCTTTTGATTCGTACGATGGAATTGAAAAAGTGGTCTCTGGATATACGGGTGGACATGTATCTAACCCAACATACGAACAGGTTTGTTCCAATGCAACTGGACATTATGAAGCAGTACAAATTACTTTTGACCCTACTGTATTTTCATATGATCGTTTATTAGAAATTTTTTGGCTCAATATTGATCCAACCGATGATAATGGTCAATTTTTTGATCGTGGCTCCTCCTATCAAACAGCTATTTTTTATCATACAGAAGAGCAAAAAGAAAAAGCAATCGCGTCTAGGGATGCTTTAGATGCATCTGGGAAATTTAATGTGAAAATTGCGGTGAAAATACTTCCTGCAGCTGAGTTTTATCCAGCAGAGGATTATCATCAAGACTACTATAAGAAAAATCCTGGTCACTATAATCGATATTTTACTGGATCAGGCAGAGCTGCATTTGTTGAAAGAATGAAGGAGGGGCTATAA
- the msrB gene encoding peptide-methionine (R)-S-oxide reductase MsrB, with translation MKENLTEMQYYVTQQNGTEPPFQGEYDKHFDEGIYVDVVSGKPLFHSKDKYDAGCGWPSFTRPIEEHEVLEKFDDSHGMRRVEVRSKTADSHLGHVFPDGPKEETGLRYCINSAALRFVPKDKLAEEGYEEYSKLF, from the coding sequence ATGAAAGAGAACTTAACAGAAATGCAATATTATGTTACGCAACAAAATGGTACAGAACCACCATTTCAAGGTGAATATGATAAGCATTTTGATGAAGGAATATATGTAGATGTAGTATCTGGCAAGCCTTTATTCCATTCAAAAGATAAATATGATGCAGGTTGTGGTTGGCCAAGTTTTACTCGTCCCATTGAAGAACATGAGGTTTTAGAAAAATTTGATGACAGCCATGGTATGAGACGAGTAGAAGTTCGAAGCAAAACAGCAGATTCTCATCTAGGTCATGTGTTCCCGGATGGTCCTAAAGAAGAAACAGGTCTACGCTACTGTATCAATTCCGCAGCACTCCGTTTTGTACCGAAAGATAAATTAGCTGAAGAAGGCTATGAAGAATATAGCAAGTTATTTTAA
- a CDS encoding methyl-accepting chemotaxis protein, protein MRNNITKKLKSMKFPKIKADRKKDGKTKISKAISLFKKSRKEDKRINPNHAIKANFLQSIRGRVLIIFTVLIIVLISMLVLTSTKMFSAQQALEKFTNVDIKEQMMVNQIATEIAQLANAEQSYIITGKNNYMASYRKYKDSTITNIKELYKTYENRPEELQKIQSIDQFFTTYLQYSDRVIKIRDEKGIESAQKLVNTGNGKAAMDYVNVHIAAINELLEKNNANQIALLKKENNTSLIIFIALTVFSVVLTLSFGIFLFYSIKRNTYAINRSILDIAQAGGDLTRRVKVRSKDEFSEIAISTNVLIASIADLVRRVRELTVNVSASGQELMASSDETALTIQSIADSTNEIAAGSDQTLRSMTEAIQKMNSLEEATRYLNNDARLVKEATDQMMQAAHKGGESVQHSSNVMMSIEETMANTTQTVESLGTKSNEITSIIKTITAIAEQTNLLALNAAIEAARAGEHGRGFAVVADEVRKLAEQSQKAAKEVTGIVTSIQLEVTSIVKQNHEGVESVIRGVEVANETNASLDQIMKQTNETISIIDKMVKQIEETLNFSQEVAASFIEVTQIAENTASNTETSAAAAEQGSAAMEEINASAVELSHQADELSKVVNEFKL, encoded by the coding sequence TTGAGAAATAACATTACAAAGAAACTAAAATCAATGAAATTCCCCAAAATAAAAGCTGATAGAAAGAAAGATGGGAAAACTAAAATAAGTAAAGCTATTTCCCTATTCAAAAAATCTAGGAAGGAGGATAAAAGGATAAACCCAAACCATGCAATCAAAGCCAATTTTCTTCAGTCCATCCGTGGTAGAGTTCTTATAATCTTCACAGTACTTATTATAGTTTTAATATCAATGCTTGTCCTTACATCTACAAAAATGTTTTCCGCTCAACAAGCATTAGAGAAATTTACAAATGTCGACATTAAAGAACAGATGATGGTAAACCAAATCGCAACGGAGATTGCACAACTTGCGAATGCAGAGCAAAGTTATATAATAACCGGTAAAAATAATTATATGGCAAGCTATAGAAAATATAAAGATTCAACTATTACTAATATCAAAGAACTGTATAAAACGTACGAAAATCGTCCAGAAGAACTTCAAAAAATCCAGTCTATTGACCAGTTTTTCACAACTTATTTACAATACTCAGATCGTGTTATCAAAATTCGTGATGAAAAAGGTATAGAATCTGCCCAAAAGTTAGTCAATACTGGAAACGGTAAAGCTGCAATGGATTATGTGAATGTACATATCGCAGCAATAAACGAACTTCTTGAAAAGAATAATGCAAATCAGATTGCTCTATTGAAAAAAGAAAATAATACTTCACTTATTATTTTTATTGCACTAACTGTTTTCTCTGTAGTACTTACCCTATCCTTCGGTATTTTCTTGTTCTATTCTATTAAGCGCAATACTTATGCTATTAACCGTTCTATTTTGGATATTGCACAAGCTGGTGGAGATTTAACTCGTCGAGTAAAAGTGAGATCAAAAGATGAATTTTCAGAGATAGCAATTAGTACAAATGTATTAATAGCATCAATAGCTGACTTAGTAAGAAGAGTTAGAGAACTTACAGTAAATGTTTCTGCAAGTGGACAAGAATTGATGGCTTCATCAGATGAGACCGCTTTAACAATTCAATCTATCGCTGATTCTACGAATGAAATCGCTGCCGGCAGTGATCAAACATTGAGAAGCATGACAGAGGCAATTCAAAAAATGAATTCATTAGAAGAAGCAACAAGATATTTGAACAATGACGCACGGTTAGTAAAAGAAGCTACTGACCAAATGATGCAAGCTGCTCATAAAGGCGGAGAATCCGTACAACATTCGTCTAATGTAATGATGAGTATAGAAGAAACAATGGCAAATACGACTCAAACTGTTGAATCACTTGGCACAAAATCAAATGAAATCACTTCTATTATCAAAACAATTACAGCTATTGCAGAGCAAACGAATTTACTAGCATTGAATGCTGCTATCGAAGCTGCTCGTGCTGGTGAACATGGTAGAGGGTTTGCTGTAGTTGCAGATGAGGTAAGAAAGCTGGCAGAACAATCTCAGAAAGCTGCAAAAGAGGTTACAGGAATTGTTACTTCTATACAATTAGAGGTTACGTCAATCGTTAAACAAAATCATGAGGGTGTTGAAAGTGTGATTCGGGGGGTTGAAGTAGCTAATGAAACGAATGCATCACTTGACCAAATCATGAAACAAACAAATGAAACGATTTCTATTATTGATAAAATGGTGAAACAAATCGAAGAAACACTTAACTTCAGTCAAGAAGTTGCTGCATCGTTTATAGAAGTAACTCAAATTGCAGAAAATACAGCATCTAACACGGAAACTTCCGCTGCTGCAGCTGAACAAGGATCTGCTGCCATGGAAGAAATTAATGCATCTGCTGTAGAATTATCACACCAAGCAGATGAATTGAGTAAAGTAGTAAATGAATTTAAACTTTAA
- a CDS encoding YozE family protein codes for MRQSFYLFALKFRGGQKEDEKSKFANSMFDHHDFPKAETSFDIISLYIEELADPNMPATVFDKIWEYYIEDSK; via the coding sequence ATGAGACAATCGTTTTATTTGTTTGCTTTAAAATTTCGTGGGGGTCAAAAGGAAGATGAAAAGTCAAAATTTGCCAACAGTATGTTTGACCATCACGATTTCCCAAAAGCAGAAACTTCTTTTGATATAATTTCGTTATATATTGAAGAGCTTGCAGATCCAAATATGCCCGCAACTGTCTTTGATAAAATATGGGAGTATTATATAGAAGATTCAAAGTAG
- the deoD gene encoding purine-nucleoside phosphorylase: MSIHISAKKGEIADTILLPGDPLRAKYIAETFLEDVVQYNEVRNMFGYTGTYKGKRISVQGTGMGVPSISIYIHELMNDYDVQKLIRVGTCGAIQKDVKVRDVILAQSASTDSTLNKVLLDDVSYAPTADFDLLYKAYNAGKEAGLNLKVGNVFTADLFYNENAQNEKWADYGVLAVEMESAALYTLAAKFGRQALSVLTVSDHIITGEATTSEERQTTFNDMIVVALEAAIQD; this comes from the coding sequence ATGAGTATTCATATTAGCGCAAAAAAAGGTGAAATTGCAGACACAATCTTACTTCCAGGAGATCCATTACGTGCAAAGTATATTGCGGAAACATTCTTAGAGGATGTTGTTCAATATAATGAGGTTCGTAATATGTTCGGATATACTGGGACATATAAAGGAAAAAGAATTTCTGTACAAGGTACAGGAATGGGCGTTCCTTCTATATCTATTTATATTCATGAATTAATGAATGACTATGATGTACAAAAATTAATCCGTGTTGGAACATGTGGAGCAATCCAAAAAGATGTAAAAGTTCGTGACGTAATTCTTGCTCAAAGTGCATCAACTGACTCTACTTTAAATAAAGTGTTATTAGATGATGTTAGTTATGCTCCAACTGCTGACTTTGACTTGTTATACAAAGCGTATAACGCAGGTAAAGAAGCTGGACTTAATTTAAAAGTTGGTAATGTATTTACAGCTGATTTATTTTACAATGAAAACGCTCAAAATGAGAAGTGGGCTGACTATGGAGTTCTTGCTGTAGAAATGGAATCCGCGGCTTTATATACACTTGCTGCTAAATTCGGTCGTCAAGCATTGTCTGTATTAACAGTTAGTGATCATATTATCACAGGAGAAGCAACTACTTCTGAGGAACGTCAAACAACGTTTAATGATATGATTGTTGTTGCATTAGAAGCAGCAATTCAAGACTAA
- a CDS encoding S41 family peptidase has product MDEQKHNNEEEITELKPASKYIKMKPFVFLLSIFALVVATAAVTMIALTWGDEKVVNVNPVNQKERSEFSKLYLAYDKLEEEYYKEVDEEAVINGAINGMIDALEDPYSDYMNQDEASQFNENISSSFQGIGAEIQERDGVINIVSPIKNSPAEKAGLMPNDKIMAVDGKDIKGYSASEAVLLIRGNKGTEVTLSIQRGTNALMEVTIVRDDIPIETVYAEMLDDQVAHIIISSFSTNTYEELLTAIDSMEKEGMKALVLDVRQNPGGLLSSAIDISNLFVEEGKNLLQIEIQNNKEVTVATPGTRVDVPVTLIIDEGSASASEILAGALSESANVPLVGLNSFGKGTVQTVNDLPDGSNIKITTAKWLTPDGNWIHDVGILPDHVVEYPSYAMLPPLDTTVTLKTNQSSEAVKTAEEMLQAVGYDVGVVDGNFDEQMNTAVKKFQSDNKLVVSGDIDGETSFQLMDKLRAKILEEDPQLLKAQEIAKDLLDK; this is encoded by the coding sequence TTGGACGAACAAAAACATAATAATGAAGAAGAGATTACGGAATTAAAACCAGCATCAAAATATATAAAAATGAAACCATTTGTTTTCCTATTAAGTATTTTTGCCCTAGTAGTTGCAACTGCAGCAGTTACCATGATTGCCTTAACATGGGGTGACGAAAAGGTTGTAAACGTAAATCCAGTTAATCAGAAAGAGCGTTCTGAGTTCTCTAAATTGTATTTGGCATATGATAAATTAGAGGAAGAATACTATAAAGAAGTAGATGAAGAAGCAGTGATTAATGGCGCTATTAACGGGATGATCGATGCATTAGAGGATCCATATTCCGATTATATGAACCAGGATGAGGCTTCCCAATTTAATGAGAATATATCTTCTAGTTTTCAAGGTATAGGTGCAGAGATTCAAGAAAGAGATGGTGTTATTAACATCGTTTCTCCTATCAAAAACTCACCCGCTGAAAAAGCTGGATTGATGCCAAATGACAAAATCATGGCAGTAGATGGTAAGGATATTAAAGGGTATAGTGCTTCCGAAGCAGTATTACTTATTCGTGGAAATAAAGGAACTGAAGTAACGCTATCTATCCAACGAGGTACCAATGCTCTAATGGAAGTAACGATAGTACGTGACGATATTCCGATTGAAACGGTTTATGCTGAGATGTTAGATGATCAAGTGGCACATATTATAATATCCAGTTTTTCTACAAACACGTATGAAGAATTACTAACAGCAATCGACTCAATGGAGAAAGAGGGTATGAAAGCATTAGTACTTGATGTTCGTCAAAATCCTGGAGGTCTTCTATCTTCTGCAATAGATATTTCTAATCTTTTTGTGGAAGAAGGAAAAAACCTACTGCAAATTGAAATTCAAAATAATAAAGAGGTTACAGTAGCTACACCTGGTACTCGCGTCGATGTACCTGTTACACTAATCATTGATGAAGGTAGTGCATCGGCATCAGAAATTCTAGCTGGTGCTTTGAGTGAATCAGCAAATGTTCCATTAGTAGGCTTAAATTCCTTTGGTAAAGGAACTGTTCAAACAGTGAATGATTTACCAGATGGGTCAAATATTAAAATCACAACAGCTAAATGGTTAACGCCAGATGGAAACTGGATTCATGATGTAGGGATTCTTCCAGATCATGTTGTTGAATATCCATCGTATGCTATGTTACCTCCTTTAGACACTACTGTTACATTGAAAACAAACCAATCATCTGAAGCAGTTAAAACTGCAGAAGAAATGCTTCAAGCGGTAGGATATGATGTAGGTGTAGTGGATGGTAACTTTGATGAACAGATGAATACTGCAGTGAAGAAGTTCCAATCCGATAACAAACTTGTTGTATCAGGAGATATTGATGGAGAAACCTCTTTTCAATTGATGGATAAACTAAGAGCTAAAATCTTAGAAGAGGATCCACAGTTATTAAAAGCACAAGAAATTGCAAAAGATTTGTTGGACAAATAA
- a CDS encoding GTP-binding protein, protein MKDVYLLSGFLGSGKTSLLSHLIEQLKAEGLKPAVIMNELGKLPFDSRSVDDDVPIKEMLEGCICCTGAEKMEAQLQMLLEGEEFDILLIETTGAAHPVEAMDAVLSPYFASRLNMKGIITVADCKRWIDRDKMTPQTRMLFLEQIKHAHLIVANKIDLLSDDEIAMVTMQIQGLNSHAPIIQTSNAKLPLKMITNLEATFHGQEVQQAALGKQLSLSSRLHTFSEPVDKDQFEQWVRELPDTIYRMKGYVPLKGHKNPYLFQYAYGMVQWLPEYIKMQPQIVIIGDSVESIVVIGNTPHD, encoded by the coding sequence ATGAAGGATGTCTATCTGCTAAGTGGATTTTTAGGAAGTGGGAAAACTTCTTTATTATCTCATTTAATCGAACAATTGAAAGCGGAAGGGCTAAAGCCTGCAGTTATTATGAATGAATTAGGGAAATTACCTTTTGATAGTAGATCAGTGGACGATGATGTACCGATAAAGGAAATGCTGGAGGGTTGTATTTGCTGCACTGGTGCTGAAAAAATGGAAGCACAACTACAAATGTTATTAGAAGGGGAAGAGTTCGATATCCTATTAATAGAAACAACAGGTGCAGCTCACCCTGTCGAAGCTATGGATGCGGTTTTATCACCTTATTTTGCAAGTAGATTAAATATGAAAGGTATTATTACAGTGGCAGACTGTAAACGATGGATAGATAGAGACAAAATGACCCCTCAGACACGCATGTTATTTTTGGAACAGATTAAACATGCGCATTTAATAGTAGCAAATAAGATAGATCTGCTTTCTGATGATGAAATAGCTATGGTGACAATGCAAATTCAAGGTTTAAATAGTCATGCTCCTATCATTCAAACATCCAATGCTAAACTGCCTTTAAAAATGATAACAAACCTAGAAGCTACATTTCATGGTCAAGAGGTCCAACAAGCGGCATTAGGAAAACAGCTTTCCTTATCTTCACGTTTGCACACCTTTTCAGAGCCAGTCGATAAGGATCAATTTGAACAATGGGTTAGAGAACTTCCAGACACTATATATCGTATGAAGGGGTATGTGCCATTAAAAGGACATAAAAATCCTTATCTGTTTCAGTATGCTTACGGTATGGTGCAATGGCTTCCTGAATACATTAAAATGCAGCCGCAGATTGTTATTATTGGAGATAGTGTAGAATCTATCGTTGTGATAGGAAATACTCCACATGATTAA
- a CDS encoding CAP domain-containing protein gives MNKKHTIMAGILASGLLISANTASASMNTGFSPTTSEAKTSITYNLDAPKSYSFNVKWNYNTQLTFAKLLNLKDVSKININQVDKKPVVIDEENEKPIEEEKAPVPEVEKPAEPVKDTEVETPAKPAEEKPAEPVEENVVKEPVVKEPTEEAKEEVKVTSEIQQVVDLTNKERAKAGLKALQIDTKLTQSAQAKSQDMKNKNYFSHTSPTYGSPFDQMKSFGVTYKSAAENIAMGQRTPAEVVDAWMKSPGHKANIMNASYTHIGVGLSDSGYYWTQQFIGK, from the coding sequence ATGAATAAAAAACATACGATTATGGCTGGAATTTTAGCTAGTGGATTATTAATCTCTGCCAATACAGCTAGTGCATCTATGAATACTGGGTTTTCACCAACTACTTCCGAGGCAAAGACATCCATTACTTACAACTTGGACGCTCCAAAAAGCTATTCCTTTAATGTAAAATGGAATTACAATACGCAATTAACATTTGCAAAGCTTCTAAATCTTAAAGATGTATCTAAGATTAATATTAATCAAGTTGATAAAAAACCAGTAGTTATAGATGAAGAAAATGAAAAGCCAATAGAAGAAGAAAAAGCTCCGGTTCCTGAAGTTGAGAAACCAGCAGAACCAGTAAAAGATACAGAAGTAGAAACTCCAGCTAAGCCAGCTGAAGAAAAACCAGCAGAACCAGTTGAAGAAAATGTAGTAAAAGAACCAGTAGTAAAAGAGCCAACGGAAGAAGCGAAAGAAGAGGTTAAAGTTACTTCTGAAATCCAACAAGTTGTCGATTTAACTAACAAAGAACGTGCTAAGGCTGGACTAAAAGCACTTCAAATTGATACAAAACTTACTCAGTCAGCACAAGCAAAATCACAAGATATGAAAAATAAAAACTATTTTTCTCATACAAGCCCAACTTACGGATCACCATTTGATCAAATGAAGTCATTTGGAGTTACGTATAAATCTGCAGCAGAAAACATCGCAATGGGTCAACGTACACCAGCAGAAGTAGTAGATGCATGGATGAAATCTCCAGGGCACAAAGCTAACATTATGAATGCTTCATATACTCACATCGGAGTAGGTTTATCTGATAGTGGTTATTATTGGACACAACAATTCATCGGTAAATAA
- a CDS encoding CAP domain-containing protein, which yields MNKKHTIMAGIIASGLLISANTASASMNTGFSPTTSEAKTSVEYNWEAPKSLSYKVKWNNNLQLSFAKLLNLKDVSKININQVDKKPVVIDKENEKPQEEKAPVPEVEKPAEPVKKPEVVTPAKPAEEKPAEPVVKEPTEEAKEEVKVTSEIQQVVDLTNKERAKAGLKALQIDTKLTQSAQAKSQDMKNKNYFSHTSPTYGSPFDQMKSFGVTYKSAAENIAMGQRSPAEVVDAWMKSPGHKANIMNGSYTHIGVGLSDSGYYWTQQFIGK from the coding sequence ATGAATAAAAAACATACGATTATGGCTGGAATTATAGCTAGTGGATTATTAATCTCTGCCAATACAGCTAGCGCATCTATGAATACTGGGTTTTCACCGACTACTTCTGAGGCAAAGACATCCGTTGAATACAATTGGGAAGCTCCAAAAAGCCTTTCCTATAAAGTGAAATGGAATAACAATTTGCAATTATCATTTGCAAAGCTCCTAAATCTTAAGGATGTATCTAAGATAAATATTAATCAAGTTGATAAAAAACCAGTAGTTATAGATAAAGAAAATGAAAAGCCACAAGAAGAAAAAGCTCCGGTTCCTGAAGTTGAGAAACCAGCGGAACCAGTAAAAAAACCAGAGGTGGTAACTCCAGCTAAGCCAGCTGAAGAAAAACCAGCAGAACCAGTAGTAAAAGAGCCAACGGAAGAAGCGAAAGAAGAGGTTAAAGTTACTTCTGAAATCCAACAAGTTGTCGATTTAACTAACAAAGAACGTGCTAAGGCTGGACTAAAAGCACTTCAGATTGATACAAAACTTACTCAGTCAGCACAAGCAAAATCTCAAGATATGAAAAATAAAAATTATTTTTCTCATACAAGCCCAACTTACGGATCACCATTTGATCAAATGAAGTCATTTGGAGTTACCTATAAATCTGCAGCAGAAAACATCGCAATGGGTCAACGTAGCCCAGCAGAAGTAGTAGATGCATGGATGAAATCTCCAGGACATAAAGCTAACATTATGAATGGTTCATATACTCATATCGGAGTAGGTCTATCTGATAGTGGTTATTATTGGACACAACAATTCATCGGTAAATAA
- a CDS encoding MATE family efflux transporter, whose product MHEMRTLPEKSKYMIKIVLPILITQIALYLMTFFDILMTSKYSINHLAGVSIGSSLWVPVYTALTGILIGITPIVAQLIGAKKKKDVRTFVQQGFYIGIVLAIIVFLGIFLLIDPVLNLIPLEDSVRIVAKNYLLMLSIGLIPLFLYSVLRSFIDALGKTRVSMFITLLSAPINIVLNYLLIYGKLGFPELGGVGAGLASAITYWVILLIAIIIVLRSNPFANLKIFHSWTKPSIVRIRTLMKIGVPIGISLFAETTIFSAVTILMSVYSTEVISAHQIAMNFTSLLYMVPLSIAMGATILVGHEIGAKRFADARDYSWLSVVTAICFSLLSISILLLFREQIASIYTDDRYVIELTVQFFFFAALFQLSDAVQAPVQGALRGYKDVTMTFIMAIISYWIIGLPTGYILANYTSFERFGYWIGLIVGLSIGAITLTSRLIYLQKKMKKQ is encoded by the coding sequence ATGCACGAAATGAGAACTCTACCAGAAAAAAGTAAGTATATGATTAAAATCGTATTGCCCATATTAATCACACAAATTGCACTCTATTTAATGACCTTCTTTGATATTTTAATGACAAGTAAATATAGTATTAACCATTTAGCTGGTGTTTCTATAGGTTCTTCTTTATGGGTACCTGTATATACCGCCTTAACCGGTATATTAATAGGCATTACGCCCATTGTAGCACAATTAATAGGAGCAAAAAAGAAGAAAGATGTACGTACCTTTGTACAACAGGGATTTTATATTGGAATTGTACTAGCTATAATTGTTTTTTTAGGAATTTTCCTGCTCATTGACCCAGTATTAAATTTAATACCTCTTGAAGATAGTGTACGCATCGTAGCAAAGAATTATTTGTTAATGCTGAGTATTGGACTGATTCCATTATTTTTATATAGTGTCTTACGGTCTTTTATCGACGCTTTAGGGAAGACAAGAGTTTCTATGTTCATCACTCTATTATCTGCGCCTATTAATATTGTCTTAAATTACTTGCTTATATACGGAAAATTGGGCTTTCCAGAGTTAGGTGGAGTCGGAGCAGGACTAGCTTCTGCAATTACCTACTGGGTTATATTGCTTATCGCAATTATTATCGTCCTTCGGAGTAATCCCTTTGCAAATTTAAAAATCTTTCACAGCTGGACCAAGCCATCTATAGTGAGAATACGCACACTTATGAAAATTGGAGTTCCCATAGGGATATCTCTTTTTGCAGAAACAACTATATTTTCGGCTGTCACAATACTGATGAGTGTATATTCAACCGAAGTAATTTCCGCTCATCAAATAGCCATGAATTTCACTTCTCTGTTATATATGGTGCCACTGAGCATTGCAATGGGTGCTACTATTTTAGTAGGGCATGAAATTGGTGCAAAACGATTCGCAGATGCGCGAGACTATAGCTGGTTGAGTGTGGTAACAGCTATATGCTTTAGTTTACTTTCAATTTCTATTTTGTTGTTATTTAGAGAGCAAATTGCCTCTATATATACGGACGATCGTTATGTAATCGAATTGACGGTTCAATTTTTCTTCTTCGCTGCCTTGTTCCAATTATCTGATGCAGTTCAAGCGCCAGTTCAAGGAGCATTGCGTGGTTATAAAGATGTGACGATGACATTTATCATGGCTATCATTTCCTATTGGATAATCGGTTTACCTACTGGGTATATCTTAGCCAACTATACTTCGTTTGAGCGCTTTGGCTATTGGATTGGATTGATCGTAGGGTTGTCTATAGGGGCAATCACTCTTACCTCTAGACTTATTTATTTACAGAAGAAAATGAAGAAGCAGTGA
- a CDS encoding undecaprenyldiphospho-muramoylpentapeptide beta-N-acetylglucosaminyltransferase produces MNNNTIVLTGGGTAGHVSLNEAIIPELIEKKYNIHYIGSYNGIEKTIIGERFPEIPYHPISNGKLRRYFSLKNLSDPFKVLYGTLQALSVLKKVKPSIVFSKGGFVSVPVVLAAKLSNIPVVIHESDLTPGLANKIASSFAEHIFTVFEETLRHLPDNKASSIGAILRPDLFHGDEKIAEQLTGFDAMKETIIIMGGSQGSAKINDVIKENIEQLTRRFQLIHLCGKGNKDESLVGKPNYIAFEYVTNELPHLMKMSDYVISRAGSNSIFEFLELKKPMLLIPLSIHASRGDQVLNAKYFEKKGFAYVLEEENLTATTFMDSLNRIVGEKEEMIDRMFEANSSRTPEQFVDLLLTYQK; encoded by the coding sequence ATGAATAATAACACAATTGTATTAACTGGTGGGGGAACGGCTGGTCATGTTTCGTTAAACGAAGCTATAATACCCGAGTTAATAGAGAAAAAATATAATATCCATTATATTGGATCGTATAATGGTATAGAAAAAACAATCATTGGGGAGAGATTTCCTGAAATTCCTTATCATCCTATTTCAAATGGGAAGTTAAGAAGATACTTTTCACTGAAAAACCTTTCCGATCCATTTAAAGTATTGTATGGTACATTACAAGCTTTATCCGTACTGAAAAAAGTGAAACCTTCTATCGTATTTTCAAAAGGAGGTTTTGTCTCTGTTCCTGTAGTGCTTGCAGCAAAACTTTCGAATATACCAGTAGTGATTCATGAATCAGATTTAACGCCTGGTCTAGCTAACAAAATTGCCTCGTCGTTTGCTGAGCATATTTTTACTGTTTTTGAGGAGACATTAAGACACTTACCGGATAATAAGGCCTCATCTATTGGAGCGATATTACGCCCAGATTTATTTCATGGTGATGAAAAAATTGCAGAACAATTAACCGGTTTTGATGCAATGAAAGAAACGATTATCATTATGGGTGGAAGTCAAGGCTCTGCGAAGATAAATGATGTCATCAAAGAAAATATCGAGCAACTTACACGCAGATTTCAACTGATTCATCTATGTGGTAAGGGAAACAAAGATGAATCATTAGTTGGGAAACCAAATTATATAGCATTTGAATATGTTACAAATGAATTACCTCATTTGATGAAAATGTCTGATTATGTAATTAGCCGAGCTGGCTCAAACTCTATTTTCGAGTTTCTCGAATTAAAAAAACCCATGTTACTTATTCCGTTATCAATCCACGCAAGTAGAGGGGATCAGGTGTTGAACGCAAAATACTTTGAGAAAAAAGGATTTGCATATGTACTTGAAGAAGAAAACCTTACTGCTACTACTTTTATGGATTCTTTAAATCGCATTGTTGGGGAAAAGGAAGAAATGATCGATCGTATGTTCGAGGCTAACTCTTCTAGAACGCCAGAGCAGTTTGTAGATCTATTATTAACCTACCAAAAATAA